The window gaacccgcttcatttcagtttttcttTACGCGCATTTCATTCTACAGAGCAAATCAATACACAGAACTTTCTATCTCGCAGATAACAATTCCTTCAGCAATGGCAAATCAAGTTCCGGCGTACATGCTGAAAGCAATTGCAATTGATTTTGATTTagtcctgtctgtctaggacgGGAATATCAAGGATATGTTTCTCAAACTGGAGTCTGCTGGGCTGAATACATTTCTGGGACTGTCTTCCCAAGAAATTTATCCAAAAGAGATTCAGGATCTCTATGCCAATGGATTTATCTCTCCTGACGGCAACATCACTACCATCGTCAACAATCAGTTGCTGATAATCGAAGAAGACTCCTTCAGCAACATCTTTCAACTGCCTACTGATGGAATGGCTAATATCTCTAATGTGAAAACATCTGATGTTGAGGAGATGCAGACTCTCATATcttctgatggacggaaaatcaaagtttctgaTCTTAAGATAGAACTGAAGCCAGAAATCCAGTTACTGGCTGATATCGTGGCCAAAGGGCTAATCGCCAAATCAGGATCTTTTGTTGCTTACAgtttggaaaaatttcaagtcATGACTACTAAAATCGCATATCAATAAAAATTACGTcacggcgtataaaatcacctcaaaactctttattttcaaaaatagcaAAAATcatcaaccttattttaaataattaaaaacaattatttaataaaaacattttccatttttcagtcatcggtctctgttcttcgatcgcaactcgaataacctttaaaaaatacattttaatgcattcAAGTAGAAAACtacttaaaaatcatataaagatATCGACATAAtcaatttaacaattaaaatcaattaattggCTATTTATCCATATTCTCTAGATttacatgcagttggattacgtcgtcttaattttgcaCCTTAATAATGGGTCCAAGCTTATGCCATGTATTATATATCAAACTTTAAACTAATAAACCCTAACCTAAAGCACTAAACCCACGCCCCACGCCACCTAAATAATACTTGGACTCTTCTTCTCCATCAGCAACACACACTACATGAAATTTTGAGGAGGAAAGTCATGAAAGTTGAAGGAAAAATCAGCAAGGTTGCACCCCTCGTCTCTAAGCCGACGTTTTTCGCATTGCAAGTCGTTTTTCATGCGTAAAAAACCAAAGGCACGCCTTAActttctttcaaaaatatttcacaCCATATTTGATTATGTTTGCATGGAAAATATGATTCACTGTTTTTATTTCCGTTTTTATTGCTTAGTATGCATAAAAATagagttttctttttttataaCTCCTCCTAATGttgcacaaaggggctgccatggtaggggAACTTGAAGGAATGTTTTTCCACATGTTTAAGGGTCCATAGATGCATGTTAAAGGGGCTGGACAGTAGGGGTGCAAGGATGAACGAAAATTGGGAAGCATAGGGAGTTAAGGTTCGGCTAGGGTTTTCTAGAGTGACACGGCTTTTAGCTGCTGTAGGGTCACGTACAGAGGGTCCCTAGGTGGTTGAGTCATGGTCCTAGATGGCTTTTCAAAGGCTGGTGCAAGGAGGAAGGGCCATAGGGTGAAGGATGGCCGCGTGAGGCAAGGTGGTGCACAAGTTTAGGGCTGCATGTGCAAGGGCTGGATAGGCGGTTCTAGTAGCTTGTCTAGGGTTCATTAGTGGTCCTAGGAAGGGTTCATAGGGGCTGGTCTAGTTGCTTGAAGGCTAGGAACGAAGCTTGCACAGCTATGGATGGCCGCGCATGGCTTATGGACGCGGCTGAGAAGGCTAAGCTCGTTTGGGGCATTAGGCTTGGTCCAGTAGCTTGTTGTGGGCACGGTcagggtcctaggagggtgtTCTAGGGTCTGGTCGTGGTGGACAAGGACTAGGGTCGAAGCTTGCATGTTTAGGATGGCCAGGGTTCGAAATTAGGAGCTAGGGTTTGGTGCAAAAAATTTCAGTAGGTCTCCTAGGTTGATCGAGGGTCGTAATAGGCTTGAATTGGGTTGAATATGGTTTAGATAGGTGTTATTAAACTTTGGgtcaagtttggttaagttttgagtCAATACGAATCAAAACCGGGGtgtacgtctaagtttaaaaacaaATCGAGGAAATTATCAAAAACCTAAAATTTAATCCTAAGGAATATTTAAGGGAGTGTTTTAATGTAATTGGTGaagtttggaatgatttgggaCTTCGTATCGAGGTTTGGGGATAAATATAGAAAGTTATGCTTCCAGGtgtaaaacgatcattttacacctaaaattgTTAGACGTCCTGGCAGTGTCCTGATGCTGTAATATGtgctaaaatgtttattttaattttttatgaatttatatgaTGAAACGCtaatgctaaaagacatgttgcatatttggtttttaaaaaaatgatttatatatatatatatatatatatatatatatatatatatatatatatatatatgattgtgactaatatgattatatgatgatatgattggagatatcgtgagggatcCCGTTTACGAGAGAAGacccccagagggagcccgacgatcgtatttccatcgaCATGTTATGACGATATgcaaggccaaggctcagttgacgtaTGAGAGTTTCGCTGATATCCCCGCCACCCAGTaatgtggttacatgtagatggatccatcgaccttcagctgatacgaaagtcacaattaacaatcttaattcaataaaaagaaaacGTATACGTACatgatgaaaagaaaaatgtatatgatgaaaatgaaaatgtatatgatgaaaggaaaaatgtttaagcTATGCATGTTCATGAGAAGCtgttttaagtaaaagtatttttactgttgcatgtggatgtatatgtattatttataatcATGGTTAAgatttgctgagtcaatagactcaatAGGTATTACCAATGCATGTGAGCATGGTGTTGATGATAatggaggacttgatggttgaactagtTGGACTGatggtgcacacaacccgaggaccggtGCTAGTttttccgcacttatatttATGACTTATGCTAATGATTTAAGTTacttttaagattttaatttttatgatgattttgaaaggtgttgagaggatgttagagttaaatttatttttgaaaatgttaAAGTTAGGTTTGGTTGACgatttacgattttatgtttcAAATTGCtttcctttggattttcaaataatagttggttggtttatttttaaatggtgcaaaagtatttttaaatatatttatatataggtATGGATTCAGCCGAATAGAtggataagaaaaaaaaatctagtatattttaaataaaaacgagtagtggacgtttcagggACAATTGTTTAACCCAAATTTTAGAAGCCCAATAACAGCCCACTAATAATAAGAAGCCCACTAACGATGAGAAGCTTGCAGAATGTGGAGAGGCCCAATGGACGAGCCCATGAAGGTGTCAGTTGAAGACCATGATGGAGGAGGTGATCCATGACGCATTATGAAGATAGTGGAATATGACCGCAACTACTCCACGGAGTGTAACAAAAACAGAAAGAAGAATCAGAATAAGACACGACAAACATTCCACAAAAATACACAACAAAGCTCTTGCAAAAAGTATCTAAATTACTCCGTTAGTTTATTTCCATTTCCAGTATAGTTTTTATATAGAGTTTGATATGTCCATCCAAGTTTCTTGTAAAAAACTTTGTTCAAATTCATAGCAGCATAATTAATGTtgatgttgtttatggatttctCCTGTAATTTCATCATATTCCTTATTTTATGTTTTCGTTTTTAGAATCATTTCGAAGGAGTTAGAACGTACGACCAAATCAAGATCCACAACGTTTGATTAAAAAAGTCGGATTATTTCAGAACCTTGGCACGATCACATGTCTGGCACGCCCCGCATTTTCGTGATAAAcattatgttattttatttctaacatGTATTTTATTTCGATGAACTTCTTGATATTCACAAACACTTTTTTTAATTTGtctgaaataaataattattttatttttgcatctcaataattattttaaaatatacctAATCATCGGATAATAAATTTTAAGGCCTTATAAGTGTTGTGCACATAATCATACCGTTGAATCATGTGGAGTCCATACTCAAGAAACATATTGCACACAATAGATAATCCCAACTCAAAATCGAGGGCATGGTTTGATAAGTTATTAGTTGTATAGATTTTATCAGTCAGAAAAAATTCTATTTATTACGTATTAGTTGCGTAATTTTTGAAGAATTCTTTACTCTTTGTACCACATGTTTAGTGGGttgttatttcatttttctACTTTGTAATGGCTTAGAAGTATCATTAATTTAGattacatatttattttttctattcTTTACAATCTGGTTTCAGAGCCCCGTACCGAGCAGTTTTTTCAGTGATTTGCAAACACAAAATGAGAACGATAGGATGAGTGAAGATAAAAATTTTGTGCAACCTACAGTTCCACGTTTCTATGGCCACTACGACCATTGGAGCTTGCTCATCGAAAATCTCTTGATATCCAAAGGGTATTGGATTATGGTTGACACTTGTTATAAAGAACCACGTGTATTATTGTCTGAAGCATATCAAAAggaacaacaacggtttttaaaaaccgttgtctttaagcgttttttttttttgctaaaaCAACGATTTTAAACACCGTTGTCTATGGGttaaagacaacggtttgtgtaaaccgttgtctttcagcTAGTTTTTTAGAACTATGACAACGGTTTTGGAAAACGTTGTCGTTTTTTAGTGTTTTATTtggtcaacgacaacggtttttgaaaaaccgttgccgttgttctaatttttttaaaaaaaatttgtagaaTAACAACACACAATTGTAataaaagagagaagaaaagaaaaccACAACCCATTCCCACCTACGTCGTTGTCTTTCCCTCCAAAGTCTCAAGCCGACACCGCCGCTTCTCACCATCAACGAAGACCGGCCGACCACCATGTATAAAACACTCGACCGAAGAGCTGTAGAGTCAACACACTGAAAGATTCcattttttgatcttttaatcaCCGTGGTGAGTCGTCCATGCTAGGCAGAGGTTAATCACCGAAAATCTTTAGGAGCTTATAACTTCGGTACCAATCACTGCTCCTGGCTAGGTTTCATTTCcaagtttttatttttgatttcTATTTATAATCTCGAAGTCTAAATCTTATAACGGATTTGTCAAGGGAAGCCCGTTTCAGTCACATGATTACATTTTcactatttttagaaaaaaaatctgTTCATAAACCTGGAATATTGACCCCATTTTTGTTTAATAACCAGAAAGTTAAATGGGTGGGTTTTCAGCAAGAACAAATATACAAACCCCGATACTATTTAGTCTAAGATTTTACTGTGAAGAGTTGACTTTAGACTCGAAATTCCTCCTTGAGTCCCATTTTAATCGAGACTGTTGTTTGGTGGAGAAaactgtaacgacccattacaggcccagtggaccgcccatacggcccactgccccgatcgacccaaggctatcccgatcttgggctccctctatggggccttttccctcacgggctttccataggcgtcgtacgggttactcatagaactcctcCAGCCCATGAACTGGAGTTTGTGCCTTCCCATGATCGAACCTAAGACCACATGGTTATATAGGTACttagcacaatcctggtaccaattgagctagattgtaatagccaagcctggttaacggtatggtttaagatttcgtatgattattggctatttgggtaagtttaagtatagttttgatgttaaggaTGGCGAtgtatgatttatagtattgttCATGATAGATGTTGTGTAGTTTGATTGTAGCGTcattacgattaaattcatgataattcgtatgttgagccaattggtatgaggccaattggagtggttagataagacatagaggtgtaactttcttattttgagttttgttcaaatcattgtggagataagccaaaagagccccgaagtgtgtcgtgcgtttcgttgttcctccagtgacacatgttgggagatttagcataacgttttacgcagacctccaaatgatctgaaattttgagaggttcaagaaaagacatagagctacaactttgtagtttaccatttttccaaattatgacGGGAAGAGGCGTTCCAGAGGCGATCTTTAAAGAAGCTGTGTGCAGAGTACGCGGTGGCATGACCGAAGCAGGAGCACACCCGCGGTCTCAGGCTTCAGATTTTCGGTTGTTTTCCCGTAGCAAGAGCGCACCCACAGTCCTgtatggagcgcacccgcggtctgtgaACAGTAAAGTCGTGTTTTTGGATTTAAGTGCTTAAATACATGAGTTGGTTCATTTTTTCCCTCATTTCTCTCATCATTCTCTGCTTAAATACATGAGTTGGTTCATTTTTCCCTCATTTCTCTCATCATTCTCGATTTCTTCAGCTCAAGGGAAGCTAGggttccattttctttctttcctttcttagattcaagcttcttgttggattattgaagaGAAAACAAGGTTATTTTgagttcaaggagctaaggtaagcttgtggcttTGGTTATTTCTTAGTTTAAGGTATTGGGGAAATATGGAGATGTTTGATTATGTTGGCTTTATGGAGTTTATGGTATGGTTTCATGATTATTGAGATATTGATGGTGCaattcatggtttattgttgtaggttttgtaccaagagtatagattCAAGTgttccaagtggttgtaagtggaatttcattccttgtgctcacatgataatatatgtatggtgtttcaatgtttttaaagtgatattcccttcatttgattcatgttatgtattgatacactttgttgtatattatggaggcattttatgtctcaattatgtcaaagggaatacaagagaaaagagtatgcaaagtgtttgatttaatgcccaatagagagtttaaatgttttattggattgatagatacatagtcagagattgcatgcaattagttgatcaacaaccataggcttttatcccgacagagttatcgatttatattgatgggatacgagcaccacagacagagatactattgatatcaatccaccagagtaaagagaaatatcatcgttattattatgctattcatgtttcagagttgatggtatttatgatttcaaagccatgttttacagagtatgatatgtacattgctatgtaagagttccacttgctgagttttatactcatttcagttattcatgtgatgcagataagagcgacggaccgggacgttgattggagacAGGGTCATATGCATAAGGGAGGGAAGGAAGAAGAGTATTTTGCTAGTACTTTagcatgatcattaaaatgatgttttgtcttttgttgcatcatttagttgatcatgtatatacatacttttggttgtaaatattgaaaatgtgTTTATGTCAAGAGAAGCTTTAAATCATTCCTTCCTATAAgagtaaaatttttaaattgcgCTGCTATTTTAAGAGATCAGAGCAAGAGGTGTTACAAAAACCACCCATGTATTTTGTGTCAGTGTAGTCATGCAGATCTGCAAGTGTATATGTAGAGATTTGAATGTTTTTTGGTAAAGTTGGAATCATTATTCGAGTGTGATTCCAAAGCTTCTTATTTGGTCCAGGTCTTGCAGGAATGTGAACTACTTCCAGCGCCTTTTGGTGTATGCTGATCTGGGAAGTTCGCAGGAGTCTTAATAACATACTTTTGGTAAGGAGTAGCTACATGAATTCAACTATTAACCaacttatataatataaatataaagctTAAAACAAGTTTTGGTGTTTGTAACAAAATTCTCTTTATGTATACatgtgtgtttatatatatattaaaagatttttttatattatttaaatttgttttgaagGGGTTGGGCTCATTGTTAGCTGAGTAGTTGTACCAATAATGGATAAAGAATGGATGTCAAAAGATAGGCTATCACATGAATTTGATGTTGGAGTAGAGTCTTTCTTGCAGTTTGCACTAAAAAATACTATCCATTCTGATGTAATACCTTGTCCATGTGCAAGATTTGGTAATCTAAGGAATAAAAATGTGGAAACTATCAGGGCACATTTGTATTGTAATGATATGGATTTGACATATCATACATGGATATGGCATGGGGAAAGATCTACGAAAGGGAACTCAATGAATGATAATGATCGAGTAGGTCAAGATGAACACAAATCATTTAGTGAGGAACCTATAGATATGTTGCATTGTGTATATGAAAGTTATGCTGAGAATCCAAGCCAATTCAATAAGCTACTTGAAGATGTAGATAAACCTTTATATCCTGGATGTgctaaattcacaaatttatctGCAGTTGTGAAATTATTTAACTTGAAGGCAAAATATAGTTGGATTGCTAAAAGTTTCACTGATCTACTTATTTTGTTTGGAGAAATTCTTCCAGATCACAATGAATTGCCTTCATCTTTGTATGATGCAAAGAAAAGCTTACGCACATTAGGGATGGAGTATGTGAAAATTCATGCTTGTCCTCATGATTGTATTTTATACCGAAAGGAGTACGAAGATTTTTCAAATTGCCCTACTTGCGGGACGTCAAGGTGGAAGTTGGGCAACAAATCGAAGGTAAAGGAAGGAATTCCTGCAAAGGTCTTGTGGTATTTCCCACCTATTCCAAGATTTCAAAGAAAGTTTCGGAATAAGGCGATATCCAAGGAGTTAACTTGGCATGCTGATAAAAGAATTCGTGATGGATACTTGCGTCATCCAGCTGATTCGCCCTCTTGGAAATTAGTTGATCGCATGTGGCCagatgatgtgaatctttgtacgaacgaatagcaaacacgattaatttAGAATCgtgccctcaattcaataacgaacaaggAATCATTGTTTTCCTGATCGTTTTaatcaagtgtgtgtgtgtgtcatttTCACATTTAAACTatgaaaagtttagcaacaaataatcacgaaaTAAAACCGAAATTATGACGAACCTTCAAAaaactcgtctttgacaatccgcGGAAGAACGATCGAAAAatgccacaaagttaaaaactttgataagtttgatttttgatttacaaagcaaagccttgaaaaagttgagagaaaactcaaaccttgataaaatataaataataatttgaattGTCTTCCCAAATTTCGTTCACCCCCTTTACATATCAAAAGGGTAACAATATCTAGTtaccaaacaaaacaaaacactaaagaaataaattattctcgCCAAGCCGTctcagacacggaccccgtgtaggcctctgtgtaagggtccgtgtacactcgggaaaAATTACTCTTCGGCaacaaaggacacggaccccgtgtacaggtccgtcttCGGTTCCGTGTAGACTATGGATTTCCTCATTCTCgagtgtaatggacacggaccccgtgtacaggtccgtgctcgggtccgtgtagcctcggtcgtTCAAAAGtcgcttgaataatgttcctttggcCCTCacacgtactcccatgcatcacgaagcCTTCCGCACTCTGCACCGCACTTGTAAGTCCTTCTCTTTGGCTCATAAGTCCATGCAACGCTTCCTTGAACTTCTTCAATCGTCCCCTCGTAATTGGTCCCTCGGCAACTCTAAAGGGTCTCATGCTTTCCTTGGAGCTTGACCTTCtgtgttcgcatcatcctccccttcttgaaaaggatttgtcctcaaatctagttcgtcacctacatcaaacaacaaCAAGtaactaacattaaaagtagaactcaCGCTATACTCACCTGGTAGATTGAGTCTGTAGGCGTTGTCATTAATCCTTTCAAagacttgaaatggtccatcacccctaggtaatagctttgaacgTCTCTTCTCGGAGAACCTTTCCTTCCTTatgtgtagccacacccaatctcccttctcaaatatcaccttcttcttccctttgttggcttgcttggcatattgctcatttcTCTTCTCAATGTTGGCCTTGACCTTTCATGCAAACTCCTAAAAAATTCAGCCTTCTTcttgccatccatgtttaacctttcactcacaggtaaagacatcaaatccaacggtgtcaaaggattaaaaccataaacaatcTCAAATGGTGAATAATTTGTAGTTGAATGCATGCAACGAACAAATGGCAAAAAAtcttcccaattctttaagttctttttaagtatagcacgcaaatgtgttcctaacgttctattaacaaccccagtttgtccatccgtttgaggatgacaagtggtagaaaacaataattttgtgcgaAGTTTAGCCAACAACgtttttcaaaagtaactcaagaatttaacatcacggtcagaaaaaatagtcctaggcataccatgcaacctaaagacctctctaaagaacaattacgcaatgtgagaagcatcatcagttttgtgacaagcaataaaatgtgccatcttagaaaatatatcaacaacaacaaatatcgcatccctccccttcttagtcctaggcaaccccaaaacaaagtccatttatatgtcaatccaaggttcactagggacaggaagtggtgtatacaatcCATGTGGTTGTGTCCTAAACTTAGCTTGCCCACAAATTATGCACTTATCACAGACTCTTTCAACGTCACGCTTCATATGTGgcaaataaaaattttcatgcAAAGCATTCAAAGTTTTTGCCACACCAAAGTGTCCCATCaaaccacccccatgtgcctccctaacaagtaattcacgaatcgATGATTTAAGGATGCACAAcctatcttctctaaacaagaaaccatgatgcaaataaaatttatcatgtggaccatccATACATATTTCAAATACACTcttaaaatcctcatctagcacatacaattccttcacaagctcaaaccccaaaattttttactccaaggtagagattcgtacgtacctccgtgatagtgcgtcggccactacattctccttaccttgtttgtacttgatgatgtaggggaatgtctctatgaatgccacccacttggcatgccgcttgttcagcttttgttgccccttaaggtgctttagagactcatgatccgtatgaatcacaaactccttagACCTCAAGTAGTGATGCCACGTCTCtagagtcctcacaagtgcgtagaactccttatcaTACGTGAGATAGTTCAGGGCTGCTCCactgagcttctcactaaagtacgccaccggccgccctccttgcatcaacactcCGCCAATACcgacacctgaagcatcacattcaatttcaaacgtATTAGCAAAGtcaggtaaaacaagtaaaagagcattaattaatttttacttgataatattaaaggacttctcttgctcctcgccccaatggattggaacgttcttcttgattACCGCCGTCATTGGTGCTGCCAGTGTGCTAAAATCCTTAACAAACCTTCTATAGAAGCATGCAAGTCCATGAAAacttcggacttgaccaacagtagcaAGCGTTGgaccaatctcgaatagcacttaccttgtcttcatccacaTGTATCCCCTGCGAGATTACCACGAAACCAAGAAAGACAAGCttgcttgtacaaaaatcacatttctttaagttagcatataaattttcagcccttagcGTGATTAGCACAAGTCTCAAGTGGTTAACATGCTCTTCCAAGTTTTTgttatacactaggatatcatcaaaataaaccacaaCAAAATTTCCTATGTGTGCACGCGAAACATGATTTATTAAcatcataaaggtgctaggagcgttagttaagccaaaaggcatgaccatccactcatatcacccgtatttggttttaaacgccgttttccactcatcaccttctctcatcctaatttggtgataaccactcttcaagtcaattttactaaaaataCATACACCATGCaactcatctaacatatcatctattctaggtatgggatgcctatacttaatggttatgttattgattgccctacaatctacacacatacgccatgagccatctttcttaggaattAGTAAAACAGGTACaagcacaaggtgacatggactcacacACGAAACctctatctaacaactcacttacaTGCCGTTGAAGctagctccttagtctcctccgggtTGCTCCTATAGgctggacgatttggcaatgcACTCCCTGGCACGAAATCGATTTGGTGCTCgattcccctcaatggtggtaagccttAAGGTAACTCCTCCGGAAACACATCTTCAAATTCTTGAaaaagtgaaacaacaatgctcggaaggaacccggctatatcacttgtgttaaggagaatctccttgtaaagaatcaacacaagtggttcatgtgtgtgcattaAATGTTTcaactcactcttttgggccatatatgattggcctctttcctctcattttctttcccctcaatttctttcctctcttttttcttttgtatggctatcttactctttttatcactcttttttttcagtcatttcatttTTACTTTCAAAGGTCATCTCACTCTttagttcactctttttttcggactcatctctcttcttttttttcaattggtcttccaacacttgctttgggtATAATGGAAGTAAAACAATGGAATCCTTCTTCAACATAAATGAATACCTATTCTTGTACCCATCATGTTTCACCCGCCTATCATATTGCCACGGCTTACCCAACAAGATAAGACAAGCATGCATGGGCACCAcatcacacaagacctcatccacatacatcccaatagaaaaaga is drawn from Primulina eburnea isolate SZY01 chromosome 10, ASM2296580v1, whole genome shotgun sequence and contains these coding sequences:
- the LOC140802856 gene encoding uncharacterized protein translates to MDKEWMSKDRLSHEFDVGVESFLQFALKNTIHSDVIPCPCARFGNLRNKNVETIRAHLYCNDMDLTYHTWIWHGERSTKGNSMNDNDRVGQDEHKSFSEEPIDMLHCVYESYAENPSQFNKLLEDVDKPLYPGCAKFTNLSAVVKLFNLKAKYSWIAKSFTDLLILFGEILPDHNELPSSLYDAKKSLRTLGMEYVKIHACPHDCILYRKEYEDFSNCPTCGTSRWKLGNKSKVKEGIPAKVLWYFPPIPRFQRKFRNKAISKELTWHADKRIRDGYLRHPADSPSWKLVDRMWPDDVNLCTNE